In Candidatus Eisenbacteria bacterium, the sequence TACGACATCAGTTTTCGGGTCTACGAGTTGGACGAGAACGATTGCATCCTGAACCCTCCCCTGCTGACGATGAACGTGGATCCCGGAGAGGGATGGAATCACCTGGACGAGTTGGGGGAATTCGACGCGGACCGTATCGTGTTGGCTGCGTGTTTCATCAACGCTTTGGGACCCTATCTGACTACCGACAACACGTATGAAAACATCCTGGCCGGCTGCGGATCGGGCCCCACGGTGCCGCGTAGCTTTAATTTCGGCAACTTGCAGGAAGGTCTCTACTGCCCACCCGTCGCCATCACCGACCCGGCCGGACCCTGCAACATCCTGATGAAGGCGAATTTCGATTGCGTCCAAACGTCCGTTCCCGATGCGAGTATTTCATGGGGGGACGTCAAGCGGTTGTTCAAGTAGGAGGAAGAACGAACGGGGGAAGGAGCCGATTGTGAGACGATTGGTTATTGCCGTTTTGATGTTGGCCGTACTCGCCGCCTTCGCCTCGGCGGACATGCCCCGTCCGGCGCAGGCGATCCATGAAGAGATCTTCCCGCACGGGGACGGAGGCGCGCGGGGGCTATGTTCGATCGTCCATTACAACGTCTGCTCGGGATGGGCCTGGACTTGGAGTGGATGGGCAGCGGGCGACATCGCGGGAGTCATTTTCGATCTTCCGCAAGATTGCGGGCATTCAACGGACACCCCCTGTTCGAACACGAAAATCTGGTGGCGCTGGCGACACACCATGCCCGGCCGCGGATTCTCCGAGGTCACTTACCGCATATACGAAGTGGACCAATCCAACTGCATCGTCGGCGAGCCTCTCGCGGAGTATCACAGCGATCCCGTGGAGAACTGGAATCTCATGCCCGGCTTCGGCGACTTCGATGCGGACCGTATCCTGCTCGCCGTATCCTGGGACCAAGTAACACTACCCCGATTGAATACGGATCGCGCGATCATGAATCACAACGTCGGTTGCGCGCCCGAGCCGGTCGCCCACAGCTTTTTCTTCGGGAATCCGCAGAGAACAATGTACTGTCCTCCGCTTCTACTCGAGGATTCCTACGGACCGTGCAACATACTGATGGACGCCGAGTTCGACTGCCAGACCACAGCGACCGAGCCCGCCTCCTGGGGATCGATCAAGGCTCTGTTCAAGTAGGAGTGAAGCCGCGGCGGCTCGGTTGCCGAAAATAAAAAGAGACGGTACGCTTTACCACGTCCCCTTTGGACTCCACGAGACGAAGCGGAGGGTAACGAGGTGAAGCGTACCGTTTTTCTGTCGGCCGTGATCCTTCTCGCGGCCGGAGCGGTCCGCGCCGAGGTGCCCCGCCCCCATGAGGCGGTGGCCGACTCGGCCGGTCGTCCCGGCGCCGGCGCCGCCGCCGGGTTCTGCTCCATTCTCTATTACGAGCCCGAAGCGGCGAGCATCTGGATCTGGTCCGGTTGGCTCGCGGGCGATCGGGCCGGCGTGGTCTTCGATCTCCCGGCCGAATGCGGCAAGAAGCCGGGCACGGCGATCCACCACGACTCCTTCTGGTGGTACTGGCGCCACACCGTCCCCGGCTGGGGCTACACCGTTTCCTATGATCTCTACGAAGTGGACGCCAAGGGCGCGCCGAAGGGTGAGCCGCTCGGTTCGATCGAGAGTTCGCTGCCGATGGAAGGATGGAACCACTACGGCGGATTCGGCTCCATCGAAGCGGACCGCGTCGCTCTTGTCGCCTCCTGGACGAAGGGGGTGATCCCGAGTCTCGCCACGGACCGGCCGGCGCCGGGGCGGAGGCGCGCGCCGCACTCCTTCTTCTATGGGCGCGAGGGGGAGGACGCATCTTCCCGGCCGATTCCCTTCACGGAGAAAGGGAAGGCGGTGCAGGTGCTGATGAGCGCCTCATTCGGCGACGCTCCGGCGGACACGGCGGCGAAAGCGGGCGAGTAAGCGCCGGGACCGGTCTGCGTCGGGATCCGTGGCGCGCGTTTCCCTTCCGCCGGACAAGATCACGAATCCCCGGCCGGCAGCCCCGGTTCGACGAAGAGAGTCTTCTCCCGCTCGCAGGAGACCCGCCCCGGAGGGGCTCCTTTCGGCTTTCTCACGTAGCGCCTCTCCGTATAGATCACCGGCACTTTCGACGCGTGGCGCGCACGCGAGTAGTGCGCGGCGAGCGCCGCCGCCTGCAGGAGCGTCTCCGACGGCACCGGCTTCTTGGGGTCGTCCCGAAGGAGAATAACGTGGGAGCCGGGGGATTGCCCCGCGTGCAAAAACAGATCGCCCGGACGGGCGAACTTCATCGTTAAAAGGTCGTTCTCCTTGTTGTCGCGGCCGACGAGGGCGGTGTAGCCTCCGGCGAGGGCGTACTCGCGGGGACGGATCGGCAGCTTCCTCTCCTTCGGCCGGCGCGCCCGCTTCTCCCACGCCTTTTCGGGGCGTTCTTCGCCGAGGAGGGGACGGGCCCGCGCGAGAAGGCGCTCCGCGTCCGCCTCGTCCACCGCGTCTTCCGTCTCCGCGATCAGCGCCTCCGCCTCGGCGAGTTTCCCCTTCGCATCCTCCACGCGCCGCCGCAGGATCGGCGTCGCCCTCTCTCCCTTCCGCGCCGCCCGGAACCACCTCTCGATGTTCTCCCGCGGCCCCTTCTTGGGATCGAGGTCGATCTCGATCTCCCCGCCCTCGTAGGGATCGGGGAGGCTCACACGGTCCATCCCCCTCTCCAGACGTTGGAAGTGGATGCTCAGTATCTCGCCGCGCCGCCGCGCCTCCGGGTGGCGCTCCGCCACGGCCAGCTCCCTCTCCAGGTTCTCCAGCAGCCGGCGGAGCTTCTTTCTCTCCGCGGTAACCGCCGCGCGCACGCGGCCGAGCGCTTCCACCCCGCGGCTCGCTCCTTCCGTCTCCCGCCAGAGCGCCGCCGCCCCCTCCTCGATCGACGCGAAGGCTCTTCCCTCGCCGCCGGTCCGCGGAAGGGGAACCGCCGAAAGGAGAGGCCGCCCTTTTCTTTCATAGAGAAAGACGCCCGCCGAGCCGCCGCCGCGAAGCGCGTCCGCCAGATCGCGCCACGCCTCGACCGCCGCTCGCCGTCTCTCCTCCGGCGCGCCCTCCGCGGGGATCGCCGCGGCGACCTCCTCCGCCCACTCCTGCGGCATCCCCCGCGTCGCCCTTCTCAGGAAGGCGCCGATCCCGTCCGGCGCCGCGTCTTCGGCGGTGATGCTCTCCGGGTCGAAGGTGAGAGGGTCCGGGCGGTCCATGCCGGGGAGCGGCGGCGCGGCGGCTCCCGGCGCACTCCCGGCGCGCGTTCCCTCCGGGAGCGTGAAGAGCGCGCGGCCGGTCTCGTCCAGCGCCGTCAGCCGCGGCCGTCCGCCGAACAGTTCCGCGCGGAGCGCTTTACCGTCCTCGCATTCGAGGGTGAAGGAACGGTCCACGCCCGGCGTGGTGACGCTCACGACGCGCCCACCCCCGAAAAAATCGTCGAGACGATTCGCCGCGGGAGTCCGGGATCCCGCGGGGCTCTCCCCCTTGGCGAGAAGGGCCGCCGCCGGCGCGCCCGGCCGGAGCGAGAGGGCGAGCGTCCCGGCGGGGAGTTCGAAGCGAAGAAGGTAAACCGGCGCCGGACCGTCGATTCCGTCCGCCTGGAGGGCGTAACGGAACGCGGAGCCGCTGAGCCTTCCGCCCAGGGCGCGCGCCAAAAGGTACAGAGCAGGGGCGTTCATGGCTTCCTTTCTAACCGCTTGCGTCGCCGTAAAATATGCCTGCGCCGCCGAATCGAGCGCGGTTGACTCGCACCCTGCGCATAAGGTATCATAAAGCCCCTCGAAAACAGGAGTCACCCATGCCCGTTTCCAGCATGACCGGCTACGGCCTTTGGGAAACGAGAGTCTCCGGCCTTTCCGTATCCGTCGAGATTCGTTCGGTCAATCACCGGTACCTCGAGCCGTCGATCCGGCTCCCCGGCCCGCTTCTCTCCTCGGAGCAGCGCGTGCGGGAGTTGTTGCAGGCCAGGCTCGACAGAGGACGCGTTTCCCTCACGGTGGAGCTGAACAGCCGGGACGGCATGGAGACGCTCGAACCGGACGAGGCGCGCATCCGCGCCTATCTCGATCTGGCCCGGAGGCTGAAGAAGAAATACAACGTCCCGGGAGAGGCGGATCTGGACACGATCCTCCGCCTTCCCGACGTGATGGTGCGCCGCACCCGGGAGATCCGCGAGAAGGAGCTGTGGCCTCTCGTCGAGAAGGGGATCGGCAGGGCGCTCGACAACATGATCCGCATGCGCCGGCGCGAAGGGCGGACATTGGAGAAGGATCTGCGCGCGAGAATTCGCGCGATCCGCGCCGCTCTCCAGCGTGTGGAGCGCCGTTCCACCGGCCGGCCGGGGCGCGCCGCCGCCGACCTGCGCGCCCGCATCGAGAAGATCCTCGAAGGCACGGCGGTCAGCGAGGAGCGGATGGCGAACGAGGCCGCGTTCCTCGCCGACCGTCTCGACACGACCGAAGAGATCGTCCGCGCCCGCTCCCACCTGGATCAGTTCCTCGTCTTTATGAGCGAGGGCGGGCCGGTGGGACGGAAGCTGAATTTCCTCCTCCAGGAGCTGCACCGTGAGATCAACACCGTCGGGTCCAAGGTGAACGACGCGGAGATCGCCCGCGAGGTGGTCGGCCTCAAGGAGGAGGTGGAGCGGCTCCGGGAACAGGTGCAGAACCTGGAGTAACCATGGTCGAGCGGAAGAGCGGATTCCCCCTGGTGATCGCCGGGCCCTCCGGCGCCGGAAAGACGACGCTCGCGCGGGTGCTCGTGGAGCGGGAAGAGGGGCTTCGTTTCTCCGTCTCCGACACATCGCGCCCGATCCGCGGAAGCGAGCGGGACGGGGTGGATTACCACTTTCTCGGTGAGGCGGCCTTCCGCCGCCGCATCGAGGAGGACGCCTACGCCGAGTGGGCGCTGGTGCACGGCGACTACTACGGGACGCCCCGCGCCGAGATCGACGGGCCGACGGCCCTCGGTGAAACGGTGGTCCTCGATATCGACGTGCAGGGGAGCGAGCAGATCCGCGCGCGCTATCCCGGCGCGGTCGGCGTCTTCATCGTCCCCCCCTCCGTGGAGGTGATGGAGAAGCGGCTCCGGGGGCGCGGCACCGAAGAAGAGACTCGAATCCGAAGACGGATCGAGGACGCCCGCGTGGAGATGCGGCGCAAGTTCGAGTTCGACTATATCGTGATCAACGACGACCTGGACGCCGCCATCGAGACGATCCGCGCCATCGTGCGGGCCGAGCGTTGGCGAAGCGCCAGGCTGAAAGACGCGACCGGCGATTCGGGCCGGCCGGAACGGAAACAAGGAGATCCTTCTTGAACGAAGAAAAGAAACAGTGTGGGCCGGAGGACGAGGCGACCGTGTACGATCGGGTCGTTCTGGCCGCCCAGGAGGCCCGCCGCCTGAACCGGCTGCGTTTCCTCCGCGGCATGGAAGGGGACGCCAAGGTGACCACCGAAGCGCTCCGGGCCGTCATGGGCGACGAAGTGGAGTGGGTCCGCGACGGGCGGGTCGAGCCGCTCAACGTAGAGGTGCCCTTTACGGACGAGGAAAACTCTTTTGCGGATTAGCGGGAAGAAGATCCTGATCGGCGTCACCGGAGGCGTGGCGGCTTACAAGGCTCTCGAGACGGCGCGCCTTCTCGTGAAGGAGGGGGCGCTCTGCCAGGCCGTGCTGACCAAGGACGCGGCGCGCCTTGTGCGGCCCGAGAGCTTCGAGGCGATCACCGGACGCAAGGCGGCCTGCGACCTGTGGGAGGACGAGCGCGCCTTTCGCCCCGCCGTTCCCTTCGGTCCGGAGTCGCGGCCGATCCACATCGCCCTCGCCCAGGACGCCGATCTCTTTCTCGTGGCGCCGGCCACCGCGAACGTGATGGCCAAGATGGCCGCCGGCGTCGCCGACGATCTGCTCACCACCGCCTATCTCGCCGCCACCTGCCCGGTGGTGGTCGCGCCGGCGATGAACAAGTTCATGTGGCTTCACCCGGCCACGCAGAGGAACGAGGAGCGTCTCCGCAGGGACGGCGTGCACATCGTCGACCCCGACGAGGGAGAGCTGGCCTGCGGGTATGAAGGGGTGGGGCGGCTCGCGTCGCCGGAGAGGATCGTCCGCTTCGTCACCGATATTCTCTCCCCCGACGGTGAGCTGGCGGGGAAGAAGATCCTGATCACCGCCGGCCGCACCGAGGAGCCGATCGATCCGGTGCGGGTGATCACCAACCGCTCCAGCGGGCGGATGGGTGTCGCCCTCGCCCGCGCGGGCCTGCGCCGGGGCGCGGAGGTCGTCTTTCTCTCCGGCGCCCTCTCCGTGCCGCCGCCGGAGGGGATCTGGCTCGTGGACACGCCTACGGCGGAACGGATGACGAAGGCGACCCTCGACATCGGCCCCTCCTGCGACGTGGTGGTGATGGCGGCGGCGGTGGGCGACTACCGGCCCAAAAAGGTGGAGACGGAGAAGGTGAAGAGATCCGGTCCGCGCACCCTCGAGCTGGAGCCGACCCGGGACATCCTCGCGGCGCTCTCCGGCTCGCGCGGCTCGATCCGCGTGCTGGTCGGTTTCGCCCTCGAGATGAACGAGGAGGAGCAGCGCGCGCGGGAGAAGCTGGAGAGGAAGGGACTCGACCTGATCGTCGCCAACCGCCCCGAGGTGCCGGAAGGAGGGATCGGCAAGGACTCCACCGAGGCGATCCTGATCGGGAAGGACGGCTTCCGCGAGGAGGTCCCCCTCTCATCGAAGGACGTCCTCGCCGAACGGATCATGGACCGGGTCGCCTATCTGCTCAGGAACGCGAACGCCGGGTAGCCCGGCGCGCCGCGCCGATCCCACGCGCGCACGCGGAGTGAAACGATGGAAGAGAGCGCCGTCGATCTGTTGCGCCGCTGGGCGCGGCAGCAGGTGGAGTTCGGTTATCCGGACCCGATCGTGACGCGCGGCGGCGCGGCGGAGGCGGAACCCGCCGCCGGGAAGGGCGGGCTGGACGCCGTCCGGGAGGAACTGGGCGACTGCGCGCGCTGCCCCCTTCACGAACGCCGCACCCACCTCGTTTTCGGCGACGGCGACCCGCGCGCGGGCATCCTTTTCGTAGGCGAGGCGCCCGGCGCCGACGAAGACCGGATCGGGCGTCCCTTCGTCGGGCGTTCCGGCCAGCTTCTCGACAAGATCTTCGCCGCCGCGGGCATCCGCCGGGATGAGGTCTACATCACGAATGTGGTAAAATGCCGACCGCCCGGCAACCGGGACCCGGAGGCGGAGGAGATCGTCACCTGTCTGCCCTTCCTCATGCGGCAGATCGAGTGCGTCCGCCCCGAGTTGATCTGTTGCCTGGGACGATTCGCCGCCCAGACCCTGCTGCAGCGGCCCGACCCGCTCGGCAGGCTCCGGGGCCGCTGGCACGATTGGGAGGGGATGCGGCTGCTCTGCACCTATCACCCCTCCGCGTGTCTTCGCAACCCGCAATACAAGCGTCCGGTCTGGGAGGATTTCCAGATGCTCCGCGACGCGTATCGCGAAATACGGCCGGCCCGGCCGGCGGAATGAAGGAGCATATGGCGCAGCCGGCGAAATCGGCGAGGAAGGCCGACGCCTACGACCGGGTCCCTCCGCAGGCGATCGAAGCGGAGCGGGCGGTCCTGGGCGCCGTCCTTCTCGACGGGGAGGCGATCACCCGCGTCCTCGATTTTTTGGACTCGGGCGCGTTCTACCGTGACGCGCACCGCAAAATCTTCGACGCCGCCATCTCCCTCTACGAGAGGAACGAGGCGATCGACCTGATCACCATCGCGGACGAGATGAAACGCGCCGGCACTCTCGATGAAGCGGGCGGACGGCTCTACCTTTCGTCGCTCCTCGACGAGGTGGCGACCAGCGCGAACGTGACTTACCACAGCGGGCTGGTGCTGGAGAAGTCGATCCTCCGCCGCCTCATCCGAACCGGTACGGAGATCGTGCAGCAGGGTTACGAAGGGGGCGGCGACGTGCAGGAGCTGCTCGACCGCGCGGAGCAGTCGATCTTCGACATCTCCGAGAGCCGGATCACGCGCGGCTTCGAGCCGATCCGGAACGTGGTGAAGCCGGTCTTCGCGGAGGCGCAGGCGGTGGCCCACGGCGAGCGCGGCCGCACCGGCATTCTCTCCGGCTACCCCGACCTCGATTCTCTTCTCACCGGTTTTCAGAGGAGCGATCTCATCATCGTCGCCGGCCGCCCCTCCATGGGGAAGACCGCCTTCTGCCTCAACGTGGCGCAGAACGTGGCGATCGACGGCAAACAACCGGTGGCGGTCTTCAGTCTCGAGATGGCGAGGGAACAGCTCGTCCACCGGCTCCTCTGCTCCGAGGCGCGCGTGGACAGCCACGCCCTCCGCAACGGCTACGTGCCGCACCGGGATTGGCCGAATCTGACTCAGGCGGCCAGCCTCCTCTCCGAGGCGCCGATCTACATCGACGACACCCCCAGCCTGACCGTGCTGGAGATGCGCTCCCGGGCGCGCCGCCTCCACAAGGAGGTCGGTCTCGGCCTGGTGATCATCGACTATCTTCAGCTCATCGATTCCCACAAGCGGACCGAGAGCCGCCAGCAGGAGATCTCCCAAATCTCCCGCTCCCTGAAGGCGCTCGCCAAGGAGATCGGCGTTCCGGTGGTCGCCCTTTCCCAGCTCTCTCGGGCCGTGGAGAACCGTCCGGGGAAGCACAGACCCGTGCTCTCCGACCTCCGCGAGTCCGGCGCGATCGAACAGGACGCGGACGTGGTTCTTTTCCTCTACCGTCCCGAGGTGTACGACAACACGCCGGAAAACGAAGGGAAGGCGGAGCTGATCGTCGGCAAGCAGAGAAACGGCCCGCTCGGAGTGGTGCATCTCACCTTCATCAAGAACTACACGCGCTTCGAGAGCGTGACCACGCGGATGCTCGACGAGCCGGTGGATGAACTCGAGTAGACCGGCGGGGGGCGACGGATTGCTGGGCTACATCAACAGGCTGGGCCGCTTGGTCGTGAACTCCGTCTGCGACCTCGGCGACATGGCGATCCTCTTCTTCCAAATCCTCCGCTCCTTTCCCAAGCTGCACCGAACCGTGCGGCTCACCCTCGTTCAGATGAAGGAGATGGGCATCAACTCGATGCCGCTGGTGATCGTGACGAGCCTCTTCACGGGCGGCGTCGCGGCGGTGCAGGCGGCGTACCAGTTTCAGGACTGGATCCCTCTCCGCTACGTCGGCTCGGTGGTGGGGAAATCGGTGCTCCTCGAGCTGGGTCCGGTGCTGACCGGGCTCGTGGTGGGAGGCCGGGTGGGCGCGTCCATCGCGGCCGAGATCGGCACTATGAAGGTGACCGAACAGGTGGACGCCCTCGAATCGCTCGCCATCGACTCGATCCGTTTTCTCGCGCTTCCCCGGTTCGTGGCCGGCACGATCATGCTCCCGGTGGTGGTGATCTTCGCGGATTTCCTGGCCCTCCTGGGCGGCTACTTCGCCGCCGTCGGCTCGATCGGCATGTCGGGGCATATGTTCGTGGACGGCATACAGATCTTTTTCAAGATGAGCGACGCGTGGATCGGCCTGATCAAGTCGGTCGTCTTCGGCATGGTGATCGCGCTGATGGGCGTGTACTACGGGTTGCGCACCGAGGGGGGCGCCGAAGGGGTGGGCCAGGCGGCCACCCGGGCGGTGGTTTCCTCTTGCCTGCTCATCCTGATTTCCGACTACATCCTGGCGGAGTTCCTGTTGAATGTGGTTTTCACCTAAAACGAAAGTGGTGGCGGGCGTCTCCTCCGGCGCTCGTGTCGTGGCGATTCTGCTGACGCTGGGGGCGCTCGCCGCGGGCCTGTTCCTCCGTTTCCGCGAAGCCCCCGTCGCGACGCCCCCCGAGCCGCCCCCCGCCACGGACGATCTCCCCGGGCGGGTGGAGGAGATCGCCCGCAGCGTGGTGCTGGTTTGGTATCAGACCGCCGGCGGATGGGCGAACTGCGGCACCGCTTTCGCGGTGGACGGCGAGGGTCGGCTGCTCACCTGTTCCCACCTGGTGCATGGACGGGAGACGGTGACGGTGACGATGCCGGCGCCGGAGGGGGAGAGAAACGTGCGCGCCCGGGTGATCGCCGAGGACCCGAACGTGGACGCCGCGCTTCTCCTTATGGAAGAGGCGCCGCCGCCGCCGGTGCGGCTCGGGCGATCCGACGGCGTGCGCGTGGGCGAGGAGGTCGGCTTCGTCGGCTATCCCCTCGGCTACACGGTGAACGCCCACGTGACGCCGACGCTCACCATGGGACACGTCGCCGCCAAGCCGAACTGGAGGGTTCGGGCGGACTCGCCGCGGATTCCGATGATCCAGGTGGACGCGTCCATCGCCGTGGGGAACAGCGGCAGCCCGCTTTTCCGGGCCGGCACGGGCGAGGTGGTGGGGATGATGAAATCCCAGCTCCGCGTGCCGGGCCAGATCTTGGAGCGGGAGGATCTGCTCGGCTGGGTGGAGACGATTCCCGAGGAACTCGCCCCCCACGCCGGCATCGGGCTCGCGCTCCCCATCGATCAGCTCAAGGATTTTCTGGAGAGGAACGGGGTCCATCGGTGAACGGGAACGATCCCACCATCCGCATCCGCGGCCTGGAAAAGTGTTTCGGTCCCCTGGAGGTGCTCCGCGGGGTGGACCTGGACGTGCATAGCGGCGAGTCTCTGGTGATCATCGGACCGAGCGGTTGCGGGAAGAGCGTCCTCCTGAAACACATGATCGGCCTGATCCGCCCCGACGCCGGATCGATCCGGGTCAAGGGGGAAGAGATCACGGAAATGGGCAGCGAATC encodes:
- a CDS encoding DUF814 domain-containing protein, whose translation is MNAPALYLLARALGGRLSGSAFRYALQADGIDGPAPVYLLRFELPAGTLALSLRPGAPAAALLAKGESPAGSRTPAANRLDDFFGGGRVVSVTTPGVDRSFTLECEDGKALRAELFGGRPRLTALDETGRALFTLPEGTRAGSAPGAAAPPLPGMDRPDPLTFDPESITAEDAAPDGIGAFLRRATRGMPQEWAEEVAAAIPAEGAPEERRRAAVEAWRDLADALRGGGSAGVFLYERKGRPLLSAVPLPRTGGEGRAFASIEEGAAALWRETEGASRGVEALGRVRAAVTAERKKLRRLLENLERELAVAERHPEARRRGEILSIHFQRLERGMDRVSLPDPYEGGEIEIDLDPKKGPRENIERWFRAARKGERATPILRRRVEDAKGKLAEAEALIAETEDAVDEADAERLLARARPLLGEERPEKAWEKRARRPKERKLPIRPREYALAGGYTALVGRDNKENDLLTMKFARPGDLFLHAGQSPGSHVILLRDDPKKPVPSETLLQAAALAAHYSRARHASKVPVIYTERRYVRKPKGAPPGRVSCEREKTLFVEPGLPAGDS
- the coaBC gene encoding bifunctional phosphopantothenoylcysteine decarboxylase/phosphopantothenate--cysteine ligase CoaBC, producing the protein MRISGKKILIGVTGGVAAYKALETARLLVKEGALCQAVLTKDAARLVRPESFEAITGRKAACDLWEDERAFRPAVPFGPESRPIHIALAQDADLFLVAPATANVMAKMAAGVADDLLTTAYLAATCPVVVAPAMNKFMWLHPATQRNEERLRRDGVHIVDPDEGELACGYEGVGRLASPERIVRFVTDILSPDGELAGKKILITAGRTEEPIDPVRVITNRSSGRMGVALARAGLRRGAEVVFLSGALSVPPPEGIWLVDTPTAERMTKATLDIGPSCDVVVMAAAVGDYRPKKVETEKVKRSGPRTLELEPTRDILAALSGSRGSIRVLVGFALEMNEEEQRAREKLERKGLDLIVANRPEVPEGGIGKDSTEAILIGKDGFREEVPLSSKDVLAERIMDRVAYLLRNANAG
- a CDS encoding ABC transporter permease — encoded protein: MNSSRPAGGDGLLGYINRLGRLVVNSVCDLGDMAILFFQILRSFPKLHRTVRLTLVQMKEMGINSMPLVIVTSLFTGGVAAVQAAYQFQDWIPLRYVGSVVGKSVLLELGPVLTGLVVGGRVGASIAAEIGTMKVTEQVDALESLAIDSIRFLALPRFVAGTIMLPVVVIFADFLALLGGYFAAVGSIGMSGHMFVDGIQIFFKMSDAWIGLIKSVVFGMVIALMGVYYGLRTEGGAEGVGQAATRAVVSSCLLILISDYILAEFLLNVVFT
- the gmk gene encoding guanylate kinase, producing the protein MVERKSGFPLVIAGPSGAGKTTLARVLVEREEGLRFSVSDTSRPIRGSERDGVDYHFLGEAAFRRRIEEDAYAEWALVHGDYYGTPRAEIDGPTALGETVVLDIDVQGSEQIRARYPGAVGVFIVPPSVEVMEKRLRGRGTEEETRIRRRIEDARVEMRRKFEFDYIVINDDLDAAIETIRAIVRAERWRSARLKDATGDSGRPERKQGDPS
- the dnaB gene encoding replicative DNA helicase, whose product is MAQPAKSARKADAYDRVPPQAIEAERAVLGAVLLDGEAITRVLDFLDSGAFYRDAHRKIFDAAISLYERNEAIDLITIADEMKRAGTLDEAGGRLYLSSLLDEVATSANVTYHSGLVLEKSILRRLIRTGTEIVQQGYEGGGDVQELLDRAEQSIFDISESRITRGFEPIRNVVKPVFAEAQAVAHGERGRTGILSGYPDLDSLLTGFQRSDLIIVAGRPSMGKTAFCLNVAQNVAIDGKQPVAVFSLEMAREQLVHRLLCSEARVDSHALRNGYVPHRDWPNLTQAASLLSEAPIYIDDTPSLTVLEMRSRARRLHKEVGLGLVIIDYLQLIDSHKRTESRQQEISQISRSLKALAKEIGVPVVALSQLSRAVENRPGKHRPVLSDLRESGAIEQDADVVLFLYRPEVYDNTPENEGKAELIVGKQRNGPLGVVHLTFIKNYTRFESVTTRMLDEPVDELE
- a CDS encoding YicC family protein; the encoded protein is MPVSSMTGYGLWETRVSGLSVSVEIRSVNHRYLEPSIRLPGPLLSSEQRVRELLQARLDRGRVSLTVELNSRDGMETLEPDEARIRAYLDLARRLKKKYNVPGEADLDTILRLPDVMVRRTREIREKELWPLVEKGIGRALDNMIRMRRREGRTLEKDLRARIRAIRAALQRVERRSTGRPGRAAADLRARIEKILEGTAVSEERMANEAAFLADRLDTTEEIVRARSHLDQFLVFMSEGGPVGRKLNFLLQELHREINTVGSKVNDAEIAREVVGLKEEVERLREQVQNLE
- a CDS encoding trypsin-like peptidase domain-containing protein; translated protein: MWFSPKTKVVAGVSSGARVVAILLTLGALAAGLFLRFREAPVATPPEPPPATDDLPGRVEEIARSVVLVWYQTAGGWANCGTAFAVDGEGRLLTCSHLVHGRETVTVTMPAPEGERNVRARVIAEDPNVDAALLLMEEAPPPPVRLGRSDGVRVGEEVGFVGYPLGYTVNAHVTPTLTMGHVAAKPNWRVRADSPRIPMIQVDASIAVGNSGSPLFRAGTGEVVGMMKSQLRVPGQILEREDLLGWVETIPEELAPHAGIGLALPIDQLKDFLERNGVHR
- a CDS encoding uracil-DNA glycosylase, yielding MEESAVDLLRRWARQQVEFGYPDPIVTRGGAAEAEPAAGKGGLDAVREELGDCARCPLHERRTHLVFGDGDPRAGILFVGEAPGADEDRIGRPFVGRSGQLLDKIFAAAGIRRDEVYITNVVKCRPPGNRDPEAEEIVTCLPFLMRQIECVRPELICCLGRFAAQTLLQRPDPLGRLRGRWHDWEGMRLLCTYHPSACLRNPQYKRPVWEDFQMLRDAYREIRPARPAE